The following proteins are encoded in a genomic region of Sesamum indicum cultivar Zhongzhi No. 13 linkage group LG8, S_indicum_v1.0, whole genome shotgun sequence:
- the LOC105168314 gene encoding uncharacterized protein LOC105168314, with translation MDRMSPKCDVRSISLNLAENDKLVQDGGAQQGVRLGKWREKMVTESPASNAQALLQDRKKKTMETEAMIISKDLKVERPSHEAPLISPKHSCLCSPTTHAGSFRCRLHQATSLHRAKSIGSTACHHSQSKVTQISNMLTQNSAADAQ, from the exons ATGGACCGCATGAGCCCCAAGTGTGACGTACGAAGCATCTCGTTGAATCTAGCAGAAAATGATAAGCTAGTTCAG GATGGAGGTGCTCAACAGGGGGTGCGACTGGGGAAGTGGAGGGAGAAGATGGTAACTGAGAGTCCTGCATCAAATGCTCAAGCACTTCTTCAG gacagaaagaaaaagacaatgGAAACTGAGGCAATGATCATCAGCAAAGACTTGAAGGTGGAGCGTCCATCCCATGAGGCACCACTCATCTCACCTAAGCACAGCTGCCTATGCTCTCCCACCACCCATGCCGGCTCGTTTCGCTGCCGCTTGCATCAAGCCACCTCCCTCCACCGCGCTAAAAGCATTGGCTCCACTGCCTGCCACCACTCACAATCTAAAGTTACTCAGATTTCCAATATGCTTACGCAGAATAGTGCAGCCGATGCTCAGTAA
- the LOC105168315 gene encoding BTB/POZ domain-containing protein At1g67900 → MKFMKLGSRPDTFYTTEAVRSVSSEVSSDLIIQVKGSRYLLHKFPLLSKCLRLQRLCSESPEASQLQIVQLPEFPGGIEAFELCAKFCYGITITLSAYNIVSIRCAAEYLQMTEEVEKGNLIYKIEVFFNSCILHGWRDSIVTVQSTKAFPLWSEDLGITSRCIEAIASKVLAHPKKVSLSHSYSRRGRDDVSCNGSESHRHKPTSKGWWAEDLAELTIDLYWRTMIAIKSGGKVPSNIVGDALRIYASRWLPNITKYINIEKQAESDPELGSLGEVTKKHRLLLESIVSLLPSEKGEVSCSFLLKLLKAANILKASSSSKMELARRIGLQLEEATVSDLLIPSMSSTDNTIYDVDVVITILEQFMSQGQSPPTSPPRVKGDLERRRSRSAENVDLMFQESRRSSSASHSSKLKVAKLVDGYLQKIAKDENLPLSKFIAIAEAIPEFSRLDHDDLYKAIDIYLKGHPELNKSERKRLCRILDCKKLSMEACMHAAQNEMLPLRVVVQVLFFEQARATMAGGQVTELPSNIKALLAVHKNPSKANASFSTNATMPPEDQWSVSGLKSPKSNLSTLKMKLDEDDDLDDNFPDGIEKSSKLRSFSTTPNRPKRMFSKLWPVNRSASEKN, encoded by the exons atgaagtttaTGAAGCTTGGATCTCGGCCGGATACTTTCTACACCACAGAGGCtgtgag GTCTGTTTCATCAGAAGTGTCTAGTGATCTTATCATTCAAGTGAAAGGAAGCAGGTATTTACTCCATAAG TTTCCGTTGCTGTCCAAGTGCTTGCGTTTGCAGAGGTTATGTTCAGAGAGCCCTGAAGCCTCACAACTCCAAATAGTCCAACTCCCGGAATTTCCTGGTGGGATTGAGGCGTTTGAACTCTGCGCGAAATTCTGCTATGGCATCACAATCACTCTCAGCGCCTACAACATTGTCTCAATCCGATGTGCAGCAGAATACCTGCAAATGACGGAAGAGGTCGAGAAGGGTAACCTAATATACAAGATTGAAGTCTTCTTCAATTCTTGCATCCTTCATGGATGGCGGGACTCGATCGTGACTGTCCAAAGCACCAAAGCCTTCCCTTTGTGGTCTGAGGATCTTGGGATAACAAGCAGATGCATTGAAGCTATTGCTTCAAAAGTTCTGGCCCATCCCAAGAAGGTGAGCTTATCACACAGCTATTCAAGACGAGGTAGGGATGATGTGTCGTGCAACGGGTCAGAGAGCCACAGGCATAAGCCGACAAGCAAAGGCTGGTGGGCTGAAGATTTAGCAGAACTGACCATCGATCTTTATTGGAGAACAATGATAGCCATCAAATCTGGTGGGAAAGTTCCCTCCAATATCGTAGGCGATGCATTGAGGATTTATGCATCCCGGTGGCTGCCAAACATTACTAAGTACATAAACATTGAGAAGCAAGCTGAATCTGATCCTGAACTCGGTTCACTTGGGGAGGTGACTAAGAAACATAGGCTGCTTTTGGAATCAATTGTCAGCTTACTGCCGTCTGAGAAAGGCGAAGTTTCTTGCAGCTTTCTGTTGAAACTATTGAAGGCTGCTAACATATTAAAAGCTTCTTCCTCCTCAAAGATGGAATTGGCAAGAAGAATCGGGCTTCAGTTGGAGGAAGCCACAGTCAGTGATTTGTTGATACCCTCTATGTCATCCACTGATAACACGATATATGATGTAGATGTTGTTATTACCATATTAGAGCAGTTCATGTCACAGGGGCAGAGCCCACCGACGAGCCCTCCAAGAGTCAAAGGAGATCTTGAAAGGCGAAGGTCCCGCTCAGCAGAAAATGTGGATTTGATGTTTCAAGAGAGTAGGAGATCATCTTCTGCTTCGCACAGCTCTAAACTCAAGGTGGCGAAGCTTGTAGACGGATATTTACAGAAGATAGCCAAGGACGAAAATTTGCCATTGTCAAAGTTCATTGCTATTGCAGAAGCTATTCCAGAATTTTCCAGGCTCGACCATGATGATCTCTACAAAGCTATCGACATTTACTTAAAG GGACATCCAGAGCTCAACAAGAGTGAACGAAAGCGCCTATGCCGAATATTAGACTGCAAAAAGTTATCCATGGAAGCTTGCATGCACGCTGCACAAAATGAAATGCTCCCACTAAGAGTGGTAGTTCAAGTTCTCTTCTTTGAGCAGGCACGAGCTACAATGGCCGGTGGCCAAGTGACTGAGTTGCCGAGCAACATCAAGGCACTTTTAGCAGTGCATAAAAATCCATCAAAGGCCAACGCCTCTTTTAGCACCAATGCCACGATGCCACCAGAAGACCAGTGGAGCGTTTCAGGCCTAAAATCACCAAAGTCGAATCTTTCTACCCTGAAAATGAAGCTGGATGAAGACGATGATTTGGACGACAATTTCCCAGACGGAATTGAAAAATCTTCAAAACTCAGGTCCTTCAGTACAACTCCCAACAGACCTAAAAGAATGTTCAGCAAATTGTGGCCCGTCAACAGAAGTGCAAGTGAAAAGAACTGA